The Opitutaceae bacterium DNA segment TGGCTGGCGGTTCGTCTCGGCAAATAGGGCGGTAAGGAAAATGAAGGCTGAGACCGGAAAGATGAACACGTACCAGAGACCGGAGGCCGTGAAGCCTGCCCCGCTTTGGAACTCCACCACGCGGATCAAGCTGAGCGTGCCGGGCGTGCCCGGGGCATTGATCCATAGAAACACCGGCAGGACCGACAAGGTCATGGAGAGCTCATAGGAGATGAGCTGAGCCGACGCACGAATGCCACCGAGAAAGGGGTACTTCGAGTTCGAAGCCCATCCTGCCAAAATCAAGGAATACACACTCAAGGACGAAATCGCGAAAACGCCCAGCAGCCCGACATCGACGTTCGCGAGAATCAGGCCCACGGTCCGGCCCGCCTCGTCAAAATACGCGCCAAATGGAACGAAAGCAACGGTGGTGAAGGCCGGGACCACCGCCACAAAAGGGGCGAGGACGAAGAAGAACTTGTTTACGTGGCCGGGGATCGGGTCTTCCTTAAACAGGAGTTTGCCACCGTCGGCAGCGAGGTGGAACACACCGAGCCGCTGCAAAATCGGTGCGAGCACCGGCACCCAGGCTATCCAAAACGGAAGCGCTCGATTTGGGCCGGGGCGGCCCTGGATCCAGGCCGAGACCTTTCGCTCGGCCATGGAACACGCGCCGGCGATCGGGAAGATCACGAGGATCAGGGCAATGCCCTTGAGGGTTGCCACGACCCAAGAGGGAAGATCTGAGAGGATGGACATGGTGCGTTAGGCGACGGCCACGGGTTTCACGAAAGGCTTGTAATGCAGGGTCTCGCCTTCCGGAAAGGAGAGGTTGGCAAAGTCGGCTGAGTTGAGCGCAATGCCGAGTTCAGGAACCTTCGCAAAGCTCAAGCCTTTGAGCACAGCCACTTCGTCGCCGAGCGTTTGCCAGACCGCTGCAAGGTCTCCGCCAACCGGCGCGCCACCGACCGAGTTGAGCAGGCGGCCGAGCACATGAAGATCGTTGGTGGCTCCGGCTGCGCCAGGGATCGCCGCATTGAAGCGCTGGAGACGGAACTGCTGGTTGATGAACGTGCCATTCTTCTCGAACACAGTCAGAGTCGGAATGACGACGGCGGCGGCCTTCGAGGTTGGCGAGGCATGCGTGCCGATGAAGACAACCTTCACCTTTTCAAGCTGGGCACCGGAAAGACCAGCAGCAGAGAGGTCCTCATTAATCGCCAGGACAGTGCTGACCTTGCCCGCGTCGATGTCAGCGGCGAGCGAGCTGAGGGAATTCGCAGGCAGCTGATTGATGAGACCCGTAACGAGCGCTCCGCGCGTGTTGGGGTTTCCGTCGGCGGAGACCAGGAGTTTGTCCCCCTCGCCCACCCGACCCACGATGGAGGCACGGACCTTGAGCGTGTCGGCAATCTTCTTCGTGATGAATTGCTCTTCGACTGATGAACGGCCCGATCCGACGACCGCGACGCCACCTGCCTTCAGCAACTCCGCTGCCGCGGCGAGGGCGTTGTCCAAGGAGGCCGGCTGGCCATTGACCGTGACGGCGCCAAGGCGGTCGTCACTGCGGACCTGCTTGTACAGCATTCGACCGCTGTCGGACATCCAGGTGTCGTTCACGTCGTCATTGCGCCGCGGTGTGATGCGGTAAATCACGCCTTCGCGGGACCAGACCACGCTGTTCACACCCACGCTCGACTCGGTGCAGATGCTGTTGGTCTGCTTGAGGAACCAGACGCGCATCTTAAACCGGAAATCGGTCGAAGTCAGCGCGCCGACCGGGCAGATATCCACCGTGTTGAGCGAGTAATTGTTCTTGAGTTCCTTCCCCGGATAGCAAGTCAGCGTGGAATAGCTGCCGCGATCGATGAAGCCGAGGACGTCATCCTTCACGATTTCCTTCGAGAAGCGGATGCAGCGGGAGCAGAGAATGCAGCGTTCGTCGTCCAGCGTCACGCGCGGCCCGAGCTGGGTACGCTTGGGCTTTTGATTCTTTTGCTCGATGAAACGGGAGTAGCCCCTGCCATAACCCGTGGCCTGTTCCTGGAGCTTGCATTCACCGGCCTGGTCGCAGATCGGGCAGTCGAGCGGGTGATTGATGAGCAGGAACTCCATCACACCCTCGCGGCTTTCCTTCACCATCGGCGAGGTCGTCTTGATGTGCAGCCCGGGGGACACGTTGGTGCCGCAGCCGATCTGGGGCCTTGGAATCCAATTAATCTTTTGCTTGCCCGTCGCCGGATCCATCACCGGTTGCTTCGTGGCGGGATCCACTGCCGGCATGCCCATCTCGATGAGGCACATGCGGCAATTGCCGACGATGGAGAGCTTCGGGTGATAGCAATAATGCGGAATGTCGATGTTCAGCAGGCGTGCTGCCTCGATGACATTTGTGCCCTTCGGCACGGCGATCTCCTTGCCGTCGATGTTGACGGTGACGAGGTCGGTTTTGGCGGGCTGGCTCATTGAGGAAATTCAGGTCAGACGAGCTCGAGGGCACCTGGCGCCTTCTCTTGCTTCTTGGTGAGGTGGTAGTTTTTGAACTCATCGCCGAATTTCGCGATGAAGCTCTGGGTCGGCCACGAACAGGCCTCGCCAAACGCACAGATCGTGCGTCCAGGGATCTGGTCCGCAACGCCCTTGAGCAGGGCGGCATCGGCCTCACGCGCATCGCCATGCACCATACGCGTTGTGATCTTCTTCATCCACAGCGACCCTTCGCGACAGGGCGTGCACTGGCCGCAGCTCTCGTGGGAATAGAAGGCGTTGATGTTGGCGAGGGCCTCCACCATGTTGACGGAATCGTCCATGACGATGACGCCGCCAGAGCCGCCCATGGTGCCAATCATCGCGAGGCAGTCGAAATCCATCGGGACATCCTCGACGCCCCAATCGTAGTCGACCATGTCCGCGCCAATCTTACGCTTGCCCTTGTAGCGCTCACCGAACTTGAGGATCTTGGCTGAAGAACCGCCCGGGATCACCGCCTTGAAGGTGCGCCCGTCACGGGGACCTCCGCAAACCTCGTTGAGCAACTGCCCCATCGTGACCTTGCCGCACTCGAATTCATAATACCCGGGGCGCTTGACGTGGCCTGACACGCAGTAAATACGCGTGCCGGTGTTGCCCGGGGTGCCGATCTTGCTGTAGGCCTCGCCGCCGACCTCGGCGATATGCTTCACGTGGCAGAGCGTCTCGACGTTGTTGACGATCGTCGGGCACTGGTAGAGGCCGAGAACCGCGGGAAAATACGGAGGCTTGATACGCGGATTGGCGCGTTTGCCCTCGAGCGACTCGATGAGACCGGTCTCCTCGCCGCAGATGTAGGCGCCGGCGCCACGATGCACGAAGATGTCGCAGCTGTAGCCCGTCCCGAGAATGTTCTGGCCGACAAAATTGTTGTCGCGCGCTTCCTGGATCGCTTTTTCGAGGATGCGGGCGCCGATCGGGAATTCGCCGCGGATGTAGATGTAGGCCTGCTTCACGTTATTGGCGAAGCAGGAGATCATGATCCCCTCGATCAACTGGTGCGGGTCCTGGTGGATGATGTAGCGATCCTTGAAGGTGCCAGGTTCGGACTCGTCCGCATTGACGATCAGGTAGATCGGCTTGCCGCTCTTGCGGTCGACGAGGCCCCACTTCACGCCGCAGGGAAAGCCCGCGCCACCGCGTCCGCGAAGACCGGATTTCTTGACCTCGTCAATGAGTTCCTCGGGCTTGCGTTGCACGGCCTTCTTGAGGACCTCGTAGCCCCCGTTGCGAAGGTAGCACGCGATGTCGTTCGTGTAGCCAGGCTCGTCGATGTGCTTGAAGATGATTCGGCGTTGTTCGGGCATACGCGTTATTTCTTGGCTTCGGCGCGGATCTTGGCGCTCAGTTCAGTTACCTTCTGCTCGGTCACGTTCTCATGGAGATCGTCATCAATCATGACCACGGGACCGGTGCCGCAGCTGGCCAGGCACTCGACAAACTCAACAGTGACTTCCCCGTCGGGCGATACCTGTCCGAGCTCCGTCTTGAATTCCTCCTTGAAGCGGTCGCACACCTTGTAGCCGCCATTCAGCGCGCAGGAGAGCGTGCGGCACACCTTCACGTGGCGCCTGCCAATCGGCTTGCGGCGGAACATCGGGTAGAAGGTGACGACCTCGTACACATTGATCGGCTGAAGTTCGAGCTTGGCGGCGATCCACTCAATGGCTTCGTCCGAGATGAAGCCAACATCCTCCTGGATGAGGTGCAGAAGCGGCAGCGTGGCACTGCGCTTCACCGGGTAGTGCGTAATGACTTCGTCGATACGCGCGAATGTTTCTGGCTTAAGATTCATCCTCGGGGAGAAAAGTTAGCGGTCGCACTCACCCATCACGAAGTCGAGCGAGCCCAAGATGGAGACGACGTCGGATACCATGGAGCCCGTGCAGAGCTTGGGCAGAATTGACAGGTTGCAGAACGAGGGGCTGCGGATCTTCATGCGCCAAGGCACCCCGCCACCCTTTGATACGATGTAGAAGCCAAGGATACCCTTGGGGTTCTCCGCCTC contains these protein-coding regions:
- the nuoF gene encoding NADH-quinone oxidoreductase subunit NuoF, which codes for MPEQRRIIFKHIDEPGYTNDIACYLRNGGYEVLKKAVQRKPEELIDEVKKSGLRGRGGAGFPCGVKWGLVDRKSGKPIYLIVNADESEPGTFKDRYIIHQDPHQLIEGIMISCFANNVKQAYIYIRGEFPIGARILEKAIQEARDNNFVGQNILGTGYSCDIFVHRGAGAYICGEETGLIESLEGKRANPRIKPPYFPAVLGLYQCPTIVNNVETLCHVKHIAEVGGEAYSKIGTPGNTGTRIYCVSGHVKRPGYYEFECGKVTMGQLLNEVCGGPRDGRTFKAVIPGGSSAKILKFGERYKGKRKIGADMVDYDWGVEDVPMDFDCLAMIGTMGGSGGVIVMDDSVNMVEALANINAFYSHESCGQCTPCREGSLWMKKITTRMVHGDAREADAALLKGVADQIPGRTICAFGEACSWPTQSFIAKFGDEFKNYHLTKKQEKAPGALELV
- a CDS encoding 2Fe-2S iron-sulfur cluster-binding protein, which gives rise to MSQPAKTDLVTVNIDGKEIAVPKGTNVIEAARLLNIDIPHYCYHPKLSIVGNCRMCLIEMGMPAVDPATKQPVMDPATGKQKINWIPRPQIGCGTNVSPGLHIKTTSPMVKESREGVMEFLLINHPLDCPICDQAGECKLQEQATGYGRGYSRFIEQKNQKPKRTQLGPRVTLDDERCILCSRCIRFSKEIVKDDVLGFIDRGSYSTLTCYPGKELKNNYSLNTVDICPVGALTSTDFRFKMRVWFLKQTNSICTESSVGVNSVVWSREGVIYRITPRRNDDVNDTWMSDSGRMLYKQVRSDDRLGAVTVNGQPASLDNALAAAAELLKAGGVAVVGSGRSSVEEQFITKKIADTLKVRASIVGRVGEGDKLLVSADGNPNTRGALVTGLINQLPANSLSSLAADIDAGKVSTVLAINEDLSAAGLSGAQLEKVKVVFIGTHASPTSKAAAVVIPTLTVFEKNGTFINQQFRLQRFNAAIPGAAGATNDLHVLGRLLNSVGGAPVGGDLAAVWQTLGDEVAVLKGLSFAKVPELGIALNSADFANLSFPEGETLHYKPFVKPVAVA
- a CDS encoding complex I subunit 1 family protein, encoding MSILSDLPSWVVATLKGIALILVIFPIAGACSMAERKVSAWIQGRPGPNRALPFWIAWVPVLAPILQRLGVFHLAADGGKLLFKEDPIPGHVNKFFFVLAPFVAVVPAFTTVAFVPFGAYFDEAGRTVGLILANVDVGLLGVFAISSLSVYSLILAGWASNSKYPFLGGIRASAQLISYELSMTLSVLPVFLWINAPGTPGTLSLIRVVEFQSGAGFTASGLWYVFIFPVSAFIFLTALFAETNRQPFDMPESEADLVGGFHTEYGSFKWSLFFVAEYAHMTVGSGVFVLLFLGGWNPLPFLPLHSVVTSLQDWFGWDWALSPLFVGALSIVIFLLKVLFFIFFFMWVRWTLPRFRYDQVMKIGWQRLLPLAIANVIVYAAAIAYLQK
- the nuoE gene encoding NADH-quinone oxidoreductase subunit NuoE; protein product: MNLKPETFARIDEVITHYPVKRSATLPLLHLIQEDVGFISDEAIEWIAAKLELQPINVYEVVTFYPMFRRKPIGRRHVKVCRTLSCALNGGYKVCDRFKEEFKTELGQVSPDGEVTVEFVECLASCGTGPVVMIDDDLHENVTEQKVTELSAKIRAEAKK